Part of the Siniperca chuatsi isolate FFG_IHB_CAS linkage group LG6, ASM2008510v1, whole genome shotgun sequence genome, CTGACACAGCCTACCTTCAGTATTCATTGCAGCAGCACAGGTGAGAGCAGGTTTAAGATTTAGATCCTCAACATTGCTTCTGTTGAAGCTGAAGATTTAACTCTGGTTTAAAGAGTGTCAGTTGATTTTGCCTGCATGTTGATGGCAAAACGCTGTCCTCCCTACTTCTTGGGATTGCCTGAGCTTATAGTTTTCTTATCTATTTGACAGAtaagtaaatattaaatatacgTTCTGTTTAGTGAATGTAAAgctaaatattttaatgtttctagAGTTTTAGTATCTGCAGACATGTAGAAACTATAAGGGTTGATTTCATATGCAGCACAGCAGGAGTATTAATTACGGGAAAAGCCGTCATCGTGACTGACAAAGATTGATTGGTGTGCCAGTGTGGGTTAGCTCTCTCCAGACCATTACACTGATATAATAGAGCCATATTGAACTATCCAAAACTTAAAGAAATTGATCTTTGGAATGACAGTTTAATGAGCAGTGAGATCTGAAATTGcctttttcttctatttttcaGGTTTTAGAGGACACGTGAAGATATCTCGGAGGagttaaactttttttctttgaaagcaaaatatgttttaaaaaaatcaacacataAGGAATTTTTGAAGACATATCAGCATTTACTTATGAAGATATAGGTTACGGCAGAAAAAGAAGATGCGAAAGAGGAGCAGGCGCTTCACCGAGGGACTTAACAGTAACAGATGGCACAGTGCAAGAAAGacgagaagaaaaaaaaactgaaaaaagatgTGATGAGACTGAACAACAGAACTTTTTCTTGTTGAGACTTGAATTGTTAATTAAGcaacaaactaacaaacaaaaaagcagcaacaacaaatagATTtctatatacatattatatacacatatatataaggAAAGAGGCGCTTGTGGCTTTTACTGTACTGGACAAATGAGGGTTAAAACTTGAAGATCAagaaaaacagtggaaaaaaagaagctatTCTATACGTCCACTGACagactttctttctcttcccctctttctcttatTCTCTCACCGTCTCTCTCAGCAAGCGCAGAACTATGACTCTTGGAGGTCACTGATGTTTCCATTAGCAACAGTAGAACTGCAAATCTTTCACCCCTAAGGGACCAAAGGaccaaacatttttattgttctgAACAGTAATATATAGTATTAATGATACTAATACTACaaactactactaataatattaCAAGTTAAACTTAAGAAGAATTACTAGCTtcaggttgaaaaaaaaaagaggaaaggggttttggtttcttttccttttacatTTATAGCTACTGGGTTTGAggatattaaaacaaaacagaaaaaaaatgtttaaaaaaaataaagctataCTATTTTAGTGGCGTAGAATATGTGGGTTAGACATTGATTCAGGCATGTTCAGATATGTTATTTTGGCACTCATTGCTTCATCTGCATCACAGCATTTCATCTCGGACGTGTGATCTGTCGGTGTTATTGTgtcggtaaaaaaaaaaaaacagtcctgtagTGCCAAACGTGACGCAATAATAGCCTCTTAAACCAAACACTGCTGATCTACAGAGTATTTAGCTATGTAATGCAGCCTGTTCTTGTCACACACATATTGCACATTGCAATTCCATAATTGAAGTaattccatgtcatcattaaaGCCTTGATATTATAGATAATCTGACCATAAAGCACTGTGGTAAAAGTGCCACCCGGCTGAGCTGGATACGCAGCAGTTAAACAGCACAGCATCTGTAACTGcttaataaaatatacaaatgagCCTGACAGCAGTTGTAAAAATTTCCATCGGCGTGTCACAGTGGTCCATGCCGGGTCGTGCCCTCTCCCGCTGCCaagctcctccagctgctctcagCAGGCCAGAAGCAGactcccctcctctttctcctcccctcaCCTCACCTCCAAGTGCCAGCATATCTCTCTCTTAATAGGGACCATCAGTTCACGGGGGCCAAGAGCTAACCCACTGCATAATTAGGATAATGATAATATTGATCAGATGGGGAGCAGCGCCGCAGGGCAAGAGATGCACAATCAATTACACATTGGCATTTTGAATGAATTGACTGAGTGACAGAGTCCATTTTTTCCTCTCAGTTGTTGGATGGGAGTCTTCTCTACCTCTCACTATTACCCGGAGTGTCGGAGGGGACCCCGAATCTGACAGAGGCAGCATGTCCTGTGACGCACTTGGAAGGCACTTATATCTGTGTCGTTATTGCAAAGAAGCAAAAAGGTGCAGAGGTTTACATGGCTGTGACAGattctgtatttagtgtttaGAGTCAATTGTACGAGTTCTTCAGTGAAGagcagctgtatttttttttttctccaaaggGTATAATAGCACAGTAAGAGCTTGTACACAGTGAGAAACAGCCTGGCATTACCAGCCTTAGGAGGTCAAATTAAGAGCAAAATGATCCATCAATTAGACAGCAGCAGCCctgctacagctgctgctgcttcaacaAGACAACAGCTTACCATTAGCGCCGGTCACAAATGGCTCCTATACAGTGTGGTCACGACACATCACACAGTATCAGATATGATTAATTAACTAAACTAGCATCATCTGCGGTGATGCTTTTACAAAGAGACACACGTACAGTGCATCCGAGatgaaatctgtttttcatgacttgtttgctttttttccatttcactcTCAAATTTGTTCAACTAACATCCACTcagttgtctttttatttgacatttttttcccatcatGCCATCCATTGACGCAGTTTGCTCTGAAGCAGCTTGCCCCTCAGGACTCAGTAAGAACTCAGCGCTCTAAACTTTAGACACATCAGTGCTTCAGTCATCGAATCACAATGCTGTCTCTATGGCCCCATCCACACATGTAGAGTTCACAAAACAGTACTACTAGGCCTCTGTAGTCTGGTACAACAAATGCCATCTCCAGAATGGCTTCCCAGGTCCTGATGACTGtatcttttgtttttaccttGGCTCGGccactgtatgtgtatgatcaCTGCTTCACAGGATCAGTGTAATTTCAAAGCGGGTGTTTAATTTCTAGGAGACCATTAACAAATGTTGCTCTCATTCACTGTATATTGTACTGTTGCAGGCAATACTTAGATGCTACAGAAAGAAAGTATTTAAAAATGCCTTTTCTCATCATGAATTGCCAAATTATGCAAACATATCCACTGCATTTCTTTATCCTTTCCTTTAAATATGTGCCAGATTCCTTGACAATTTAAGCTGGTTTCctataaatgtgttaattttcaggaaatattgattagtagaaagaaatgtttgattttgtgaTGTAGTATAGAGTAGGAGGTGGGTCAATTCAGGCTGTAATGATATAGAATAGGGTTTTCCAGTGAAAAGgttagattttatatttatttgccAGAAGACAGCTTCTTTTCCTCCTGGTGAGTTACTGTTagtttcctctctcctgtcagGCCCCAGCAGCTTTAGGAAGCTGTGATATATGCCCTCCTTTCCCCGGGCCATACAGGGCCTTATAAACCCACTCAAAAATCTTCTTATGAGATTTCTACTAGagagttttttaaattattaaaataatttaataataaaaaaataatttggccTTCACAACAGCTTGGGTAATGCAAATTAAAGATGCCAGCTGTGGCTGAAACGTAATGAGTTTGAAAAGATGTTGAGTTAATTTCATTCTaccaagaagaaaaatgaaatttgATCGAATGCAATTAAAACAGTGAAGGTTTGTGGATGGAGACAGTTTGCATCTAGTGCATAATAAGCCTGAATATACATATCTTCTATGGAATTCAGAAAAGGGAAAGGAAAGTAATGAAATGACTGAAACCCAAAAAATTCATCGAGTTTAACAACAGTTTAActaaaaaagacaggaaatagCAGCACTGATTCCAATATTGTTACAATTAAACTGCATGTGGTCAAACTAAAGTTTATCTTCTacattgttttcacttttgCATCCTTTtgaatcttttttatttattttttttaaatatttgtcatcCTACCATGGTGCCCTTTCAATCTCTGAGCATGCTCAATGGGGGCTGGGAGGGTTAAAGATTATGATTATGGTACTACTTGTATTAACAATATGATTCTTTAACTATGGTTTGAATGCTAAGGATAGTAGCTTATTATAAATATGAAATCTGTATAGTATGGAAAATCAGCACAGGACCTTATAAGTTAGGGTTTGAAATGGGGGAGGGGTTGGGGGGTCGCTTTATGAAGATGTTAACTTTCTGGTTTCTCAGCACAAAGcatacaaaaacatataaacagcAGTATGAAGTCTGTGAAGAAGACTTTACTGACATACAGGGCGCAAAAAGAGGAATCTCAGTACTATTCTTTAAACCTGGAGGAGAAAATGACGTTTACAGGTTGtattgttttcctttctttttatttaaaggaGAGCGCCACCTGTTTTGTGGCAGCGTCAGTACAGCATGGATTAACTGACAGGGAAAGCAGtatctttttataaaaaaaaactttaaaaaaactgtgttCTGTATTAGCCTGAGAAACCAAACGTTTTTCCCCTGTTGAAATTTCTTAATACTTGCTGCTTAGATTACTTCATATTAATGATTGatgatttaataattttataattgATTATCGGGTCAAGTATGTAACttgatgtttatttatttatctatttattttatttattatttatttattaagccacttttcttttctttaatggTTATGGTAAGATAAAGATATGTATCAAAAAGAAACGCTTATTGgggcttttctctctttctctcctttttttccaattttacaataaaaattcGAACTGGATGTTTTGTTTCTCACAGTTATATTGAATGGAGTGCTGAACCACAATGCAAAGAGAGGGGGAGTTGTTGCACAAGGATTTACTCCCCTCCGCATCTCAAGGACCTTGAAAGTTTTATGTTGTAAACTCGTACAGCTCGCCACCCCAGAGTCTGTCACCGATGCCTCGTCCATGTTAAGCGATGAACTGATGACAGTGTCATTGCCCGTTAAAGGATAACCTTCCTGCTGCACATCCACATcttaaactgttttaaacatttaatttttcatacGAGGCCGTTTCTGTAGCTCTCACACTAGGCAGGAGTTTGCTTTGGAGTTCACCATAAAATGTTGGCAAAAGTATCCATTTCATACTCAAGCGGAAACAACAGCGGTGAAGTATGTAGGATGATTTGGATTATCTGTCATTATGGAGACTGGAGGCTTTACCAGTTAGCAGATCACCTgatgctgctctgctgcagggAGAGACACTACAAGTGAAATATGTGTCAGGACGTATATGATGGGAACagaattcaaaaacaaaaccatggcACATAAACATCAGACAGTTGGGAGGTATGGAAGATATAGACAGGTGAACAAATATCATAAATTTTACAAGCATTAAGCAGTGAATTGAAATAAGGAAGGCATCGAGTATCAGTTAAGTTTATGTACAGTAGCTACAGCATTGCTTTGATGCCATAAGCCAAAATCTGATTGACCGTTGACTCTCCACATACACCTTATAATCATCATCTTCATACATCAGAAGTCACTGCAGCATCAGAAGCAGTACAGCTGAGACACTACATTCACATTTTGAACAGCAGCGACagatgtggggaaaaaaaagaatgggACGGACAAAAATGTAGAGCCACTGGCTCATGAAATAAATTGTCCCAATTACAATAAAGTGTGGCTCTTGGTCAGTGTGCACGGCAGGCAGTTCATCTTTATTACAATCAGTTAATGAAAATCAATCCCCCTCCTGATAAACTCTTATCTCCACGGCCTTTGCGCACCCCTCGTGCAGGGAGATAATAAATTAGGGTAATATTGCCTTTGATGAGGGAGTGAATTGCAAATTATTGTAACTTTCCAAGATTTATGATGCAGATGCGTAATTTCCGAGCTGGGTTTTTCGGGGCGTCAGGGTGCCAGGGGTCCATTTGTTAAAAGTTTGGTGACACTGGCTCgttaataaaaatacacactcaGACAACCAGGTGTTCtctactgttacagtaacagAGAAAACGCTGCTGAAATGGCAGGAGCTCCTGGCTTGTTGGATTTGCAGGACATATTTGCCTTAgactaacgggaccaagcggtagaaaatggatggatggatggatatttgcCTTAGATGTGGTGTTTTACCCATAACACAGAATACATATGAAGAGGCAGAAACCCAGGGGATGCAACATGTTTACTAAAGTAGGACTGCCAATCATACAGTGttacccccccacccccccaccccccttcacATCTCTATCACACAAGCCAGGAGCGTATGATTTGATATGTAGGTCAATACCCATTCTGGAGTGAGCCAGTGGGTGAGATACGTCTAGTTGCTCGCTGTCACTCTGATTATTGAGGAGACAGAAAGATTGAGTTGGTCAGGTATGAGAGAGCCTGCGGTATGAGATAGCTGTATAATCGCTGTGACTAGAGCAgtctaaaaaaaacacacacacacacacaaactcactgaAAAAATGAGTAACTTCTCGCTCTTTGCTCTGCAGCAGTGACCCATGTAACAGGGTgttaatgtatgtgtatgttgaACGTCTTCTACTCAGTGCAACAATCAGACTCACTCAGAGCGCATCATTAAGCAAAATGCCTCAGCGAGAGAAGGTTAGGGAGTCTTACGAGTCATCGGGAACTGCAGGAACCATGCGAGGGGATCATTTAAGGAGCCACTTGTGAAACTGAAGGCAAACACAATCTCACACGAGCAGCTGGATGAGTTTGCAACTATGGCTGACCAACATCACATGCATAATTTAGAATCGATATATCGAGAGTCTAAACAGCTAAAACAATTGCAGCTCATGTAAGATGCTTTCCACACATGCTAGAATCACTATTCATCCTCTACACGATCTGTTATTATCATGCAATATATATTTGCCTCTAATATCCTCTCTAACTAGAGGTGTGGCGCcttcaatatcaatatcaaagtAACTTTAAGCCCCATAATGCTCCAAACACTTGATCATCTGGTGATACAAAAGTATGTCCTCATCAAGGCCACCTCATTTAAGTCTAAGGAACATCTTGCATTAAGACAGCCATCAATCTATCCATTATCAATCAAGGAGAGGACTCACACACCACTATCTATTTATCTTGCCAAGTGCTCTATTAATATCAAATTAATTTCCCCATTGAGAGTATCAATCACTCAAGCATTTTTTTCTCAACTCATTAGCTTGGTAATTGTCCTTGTTTACGGGGGAAAGTCAAGACAGGATGACTCGAAGAGGGTGGACGAGCAATCTATGCAGGCTTGAGCAGTTTCCTTCAAACCTGTGCTACATCCTCCCTACTAATACATGGACGGGACTCATCTTCAGTCTGTCAGGTGTTGACTTTGGAAGAtgttacatatttttcatttccattttttttttaagtagaaGTTTTCAATGTCAatctacattttaaataaaggaGCTTCCAAATTTTTAATGTTTAGAAGTTGTCAAGAATCTTGCTCTCACATGGGGTGATTGTATAAGGCTGGTACTGTCTGACAGTGTTGTCAGATGGCTGCATCTCAACAGATGACATCAATCAAGACAAGGCCTGAAGCTTTTTAGCTTTGTTTGAAATTATAAAGCAAAAGgaaggacacacaaacaccgcTTACATGTCACCAGCTCAGTTTACAACTCAACATTAGAGCCACGTATTTAGATAAAAGATAATATGGTGAACCCACTGGTGgaagaattaaaacaaatacaaggatgtcaaaatactccattacaagtaaacgtcctgcattcaaattccaacttaagtaaaagtacagaagtatgaccagcaaaatgtacttaaatattatatattataattactTTACACGTaaggcccctccaaagggtcacaggataaatctgaggggttgtgagatgataaTTGGGAGGGGAAagaaagttctgctacacacatttgtttttttagattttgatgatattggataattttacctttttggCTCTTGAACGTGGCATGGTCCCCAACTGGACACTGCTTTCTTAAAAGGGGTCACAATGTTTGGGATCCCctgattaaattatttcaaatgttttgtattcatAAGAGtatcttcatttttttaatgtaaaatcatcatttgaaaagtaactatatTTGAGAGATAAATGTTgtgtgttaaaaaatatttgactctgaaatgcagtggagtaaaagtgTATCAAGTAGCACaaacagtacttgagtacatgtacttagttactttccaccactaacTGCCTCACCAAGAGAAGAcatccctctccatctctctactgtcctCCAAATATTACGAATGAGGTGATGAAGTCACGCGAGGAAGACTTGATTTAGACCAGGAATGGGCTTCATATATAATGGGTGAAAATGGTCACACGTTTCATTGGCCAACCACGCAGCTCACTGTGgtgttgtatttatttgaagAAATGGGACATGGAGAGATTAAGTATGATTGCATGTGTGACGAAATGCTGTCACTCAGAGAAATATAAGGGCCAAGATGCTTTTAACTTAATTCAAGATAAATTAAATCTACACCTACTAATTATGGAGCATTAATTCTTAATGTCTTCATAAGGAGTGTGCGGGAGCTTtgttaattgcatttttgacGGCGATAAAACCTGATCACATCCCTCTTTCTAATCATAGCACTCATTGTTCACATATAGTGCAAATATCAGCAGCGTACGTGTGTGTTGACTGTAACCTGGTGTTAACCACAGACTAAATCCTATTTGGAGCCATGCAGCGCTCTGGCAGACAAAAGCAAAGCCAGCAGCCAGCTCAGCACTCAGAGGTAACATTTACACAGGGGACTGAGAACATACTGTGGATCCCTACAGCTACACAGGCAGCTTGTCAAAACTGTCTTTATACTACAAGCTGCCAGGCCTTGTGGACTGAGGACCCCACCAGGACAGAAGTGGTATTACAAGCGCATAGTTAGGAAATGTAAAAGTATTAGTTCTTGAAAGCTTTGAATACTGCGTCTTGACCCAGAAACAGTAAATTAGTTATATAAATGCTACAGCAAGGTTCATAACCCCTGGTTTGAGGGACAATGGAAGCTGATACACAGCCTATTTACACAGCAATTTACCATGATATGATGTGATGGAAAAAATGTCTATTCTTTGTCCAAGATACCAggtacaagaaaaaaagaggaataacAGATTTTGTTCTGGAGTGTCCAACACTTTAATACAGAAAATTACAGATATAGCACAACACATTAGTTTACTTTTCATACAATGTCTCAACATAACCtactaaaacacaacaaatgtaaaacatattacAGTTAAAACATCTATACACAGGCAAATGTacataatataaaacacatatatacactcttttaatatattattatataaagatttgtgggggttttttaacctttaaaacTGGAAGCCAAACAGCTTGAAGAGGGAGTGTTTCACAGAAGAGGAGAACTGACATCAGATATTATGGATAGGTAGTTTTTACATACAGTTGTTGGATCCTGTGTATTTAGCATGCCAATTTCTGAAATAACAGTTGAAGTAGACAAAGAAATAACACTTAAATACACAAAACTTGCTGTTAAAACCATTAAGTGCTATtcatattactggattatacaGGATCTAGAAGCCACATTGCACATAAAcagtttacatacagtatggagTTACATATGCATCTTCATACATGGTGTGTTTGGAGGTTGTGCATTTtctcagtaaaaacaaaatatttacacacaaaaaacaaatttctgTTCAGCTGCCTTGACTTCGGCACTCGCAATTATGAGTTTAACCTTTTTAAAGACCGTTGTAAACCAATTAATAGTGAGCATGTGAAAGTTGTGAACATGTTGTACTTGATCCCAAACCACATGATTGTATGTCTTATACGTacctttttctttaaatgatgTGACCAATGTATGAATCCACAGAAAATGTGAAGCGTGAAGAAATGCCATCTTTTATGATAGTGAAATCcttcaaatgacaaaaacagaaaaaggtcgcaacattcacaaaaaaatcccccccccaaaaaaatacaaatttgtatGTCTGAGATCTAGTCACTCTTTCCTCAAGCTGGTAATGCTTCCAcgttctgtttctcttttcgaaaatcatttatattcattttatttttcacaaaagCAGAAGAATGAGGAGTAGGAGTGGAAGCAGGGAGCtgttggctgctgctgcagctgacgTGTGTGTCACCCCTCGGTTGGAAAGACGAGGAGTCCTCGGGGAATTCTGCTTCAGTTTACTGGGCGGCAGCGCCTTTAAATCCTCCAGAGCGCCGTAGGCTGCCATAGAGAACTCAGGGTCTCCTGTGGTcagcaaatcaaacacacaggaCTGAAAGTACACGTCCTCCACCTGCAGGGTCTCTCTACACTTGGCCGTGGCGTGCTCCACTGTGTAGACCTGGTGAGGAGGCCGCAGAGGACCCAGCTCTGTGTTGGTGCCCTGCAGGCGGGGCTGCTGGCTCTGACGGCCCAGTGTGTGCTCTTTGATGAGCTCGTTGCGTGGGCAGCCATGCAGGCAGAGCTGAAGACCACCATTGTCCTCCGAAAAGTCCAGGGTGTCCTCAGGCATGCGGATGGCAAAGGTCAGGTAGCTGCCCACACGCCGGACAATGATGGAGGTGCCGATGTAACGGGCCTGTATCTTCACCTGCCGGCCCACTCCAGAGCCGCCGCGCTCTACGATGGTCAGGCTGCCACTCTCACCGCCACTGCGAGTCCCATCCTGAAAGGCCAACGGCAGATCTTCTGTGGTGGCCTGGTACACCTTCTGGTCTGTACAGCCGTGGTAGGACTTGAAGATCACGGTGATctgaaaaaaggggaaaacataAGATCAGTATTAAGGAACAGATTTCAACATTTTACaatactaattattattttatgttatagtTTGAATATTCTTCCTTACATAAAGCAATTGGTAAATAAACTACAAGGTCACATCTTGGCTTACGCACTACAAAATGATGCCCAAATTCATCTTGAATAAGAGCAGTACCAATTAACGCCACGAGGTGGCAGCAGGAAACTGCTGTGGAAGGTGTTGATGGCACACACAGGCCTTTTTACAGAGTGAAAGTGATTTTCTATCTTATGCCAATTAATAATTACCGCAAAATGTTCTGAGGCTGTCAATGGTCCACTGGATTGTTATCACCCAAAGAGATAACTGCTCAAATAAACCACAAGTAAAATCATTGTGTGGTCTTCACTAGCACCTATcctttatatataaaacaaaattactAACACTAAAAATAATGGCAATAACTCCACTAGTCTTCCCTGAATGTTGGCTCAAACAACACAGTTTTATAACAGCCTCAAATCTCCATGTATCTTCCAACACATCTCCTACGCTGGCACTGCTACTGCTTGTTCAATGACTGACTGTGATTTGTATTTCAGCTGAGCTTTGAAAAGTTGGGGCCTAACCTCTGTTTCTTCAAAGTATCTTGACAAAGTGGTGGCTGTGGTTAGGTTTACACTTACGAGGATACTGTATTTGATGGATGATTTTTTGTCTTAAGTCTGGCAGTTGAAAACAACTCCAAAAGCATGATGGGGGCATGCGGGTGCTGGCACAGACATACCCTAACTACAGGTTTGCATTAGGCTGTACACCAAGAACACACTGCAAATGCCTTTGAAAGAGTTTGTCCTAAAATCTCTGGTGCAAAATCACCCTACTTCGTTAACAGAATCAAAAACCCTTGCTGCTGTCCAATTATTCCtttatttttccacattgttCCATATTTACACAAAAAGCGCCCAGTTAATTATTTGACCGGAGGGGTGAAAAAACATTCCAGATCGTGGCAGTGgaggaaaatgtttcagtgagCGTTAATCACTACCATATGACCACCCATGTGTTAAAGGTAGAGCGCTCAAGCATGTCTGCGATTCAACACCGCTGAAGgactcccctcctctctcttttccctcatAGATCTGAAGGAGCTCCAAGACAAGAGGAATGCTGAAGGCTCGAGAGGCACCGTGGAATGACGATtaacttcacatgtttgatacTTTATGGCAA contains:
- the rgmd gene encoding RGM domain family, member D, with amino-acid sequence MGRSGPQITAKRQLWDCVTLTMVLLSLLFRPAHCQQCRIQRCNAEYVASTSPSSGLQEDVALDVDYCIALRAYALCTRRQARSCRGDLVYHSAVFRIKELFSQHNCSSDGPTSSAKVPSTFRPAVSELCDYENRVLVSGSAGQQKKYAHCGLFGDPHLRTFRDEFQTCKVEGAWPLIDNRFLSVQVTNVPVVLGSSATATSKITVIFKSYHGCTDQKVYQATTEDLPLAFQDGTRSGGESGSLTIVERGGSGVGRQVKIQARYIGTSIIVRRVGSYLTFAIRMPEDTLDFSEDNGGLQLCLHGCPRNELIKEHTLGRQSQQPRLQGTNTELGPLRPPHQVYTVEHATAKCRETLQVEDVYFQSCVFDLLTTGDPEFSMAAYGALEDLKALPPSKLKQNSPRTPRLSNRGVTHTSAAAAANSSLLPLLLLILLLL